One genomic segment of Hordeum vulgare subsp. vulgare chromosome 2H, MorexV3_pseudomolecules_assembly, whole genome shotgun sequence includes these proteins:
- the LOC123430649 gene encoding aluminum-activated malate transporter 10-like — MEMAAATRDAKNGGVPEWRVTVPEGATVTVEHEACLAARVWAWVVTLVIVLGGKVSGFTKRIWKIAADDPRRAVHGLKVGLALALVSVFYYTRPLYDGVGGSAMWAIMTVVVVFEYTVGGCVYKGFNRAAATVSAGAIALGVHWIAANAGHELGPFIRSGSVFLLASMATFSRFIPTVKARFDYGVTIFILTYSLVAVSGYRVESLLALAQQRVCTIGIGIFMCLCVCVLICPVWAGQELHGLTARNMDKLAGAVEACVEDYFADQADGKQQPPSAAAEGYKCVLNSKASEDSQANLARWEPGHGRFGFRHPYEQYKKVGAAMRHCAYCVEALSGCVRSEIQAPEHVKRHLADGCTTVAARCARVLGEAASSVSAMTTSWSLDFAVADMNTAVQELQSDLRELPSKLAEESPALVIDAVQLFTVTSLLIEVSTRVEGVVDAVDTLASLAGFTSADDTKPEASETETKVINTGSDEEAR, encoded by the exons ATGGAGATGGCCGCGGCGACGAGGGATGCGAAGAACGGAGGCGTCCCGGAATGGCGGGTGACGGTGCCGGAGGGCGCGACGGTGACAGTGGAGCACGAGGCCTGCCTGGCCGCGCGTGTGTGGGCATGGGTGGTTACCTTGGTGATCGTGCTCGGGGGCAAGGTGTCCGGCTTCACGAAGCGGATatggaagatcgccgccgacgatCCCCGGCGGGCGGTGCACGGCCTCAAGGTGGGCCTCGCGCTCGCGCTGGTCTCGGTGTTCTACTACACCAGGCCCCTGTACGACGGCGTTGGCGGCTCCGCCATGTGGGCCATCATGACCGTCGTCGTGGTCTTCGAGTACACCGTTG GTGGCTGCGTGTACAAGGGGTTCAACCGAGCCGCCGCGACGGTCAGCGCCGGCGCGATCGCGCTCGGCGTCCACTGGATCGCGGCCAACGCCGGCCACGAGCTCGGGCCGTTCATCCGCAGTGGTTCGGTTTTCCTGCTCG CTTCCATGGCGACGTTCTCGCGGTTCATACCCACGGTGAAGGCGCGGTTCGACTACGGCGTGACCATCTTCATCCTGACGTACAGCCTGGTGGCCGTGTCCGGGTACCGGGTGGAGTCGCTCCTGGCGCTGGCGCAGCAGCGGGTGTGCACCATCGGCATCGGCATCTTCATGTGCCTCTGCGTCTGCGTGCTCATCTGCCCCGTGTGGGCGGGGCAGGAGCTGCACGGCCTCACGGCGCGCAACATGGATAAGCTCGCCGGCGCCGTGGAGGCCTGCGTGGAGGACTACTTCGCGGACCAGGCGGACGGCAAGCAGCAGCCGCCGTCCGCCGCGGCGGAGGGGTACAAGTGCGTGCTCAACTCCAAGGCGTCCGAGGACTCGCAGGCCAACCTGGCGCGGTGGGAGCCCGGGCACGGCAGGTTCGGCTTCCGCCACCCGTACGAGCAGTACAAGAAGGTTGGCGCCGCCATGCGGCACTGCGCCTACTGCGTGGAGGCCCTGAGCGGCTGCGTCCGCTCAGAGATCCAGGCGCCGGAGCACGTCAAGCGGCACCTCGCCGACGGTTGCACGACGGTGGCGGCGCGGTGCGCGCGGGTGCTCGGGGAGGCCGCGAGCTCCGTCAGCGCAATGACTACGTCGTGGAGCCTGGACTTCGCCGTGGCCGACATGAACACCGCCGTGCAGGAGCTCCAGAGCGACCTGAGGGAGCTGCCGTCCAAACTGGCCGAGGAGTCGCCGGCGCTGGTGATCGACGCCGTGCAGCTCTTCACGGTCACTTCGTTGCTGATCGAGGTGTCCACGAGGGTCGAGGGTGTCGTGGACGCGGTCGACACGCTCGCGAGCCTCGCCGGCTTCACATCAGCCGACGACACGAAACCTGAAGCTTCAGAAACTGAAACCAAAGTGATCAATACAGGCTCGGACGAAGAAGCACGTTGA